From the genome of Pseudomonas sp. gcc21, one region includes:
- a CDS encoding glycine cleavage system protein R gives MNTPLVLTVISADKPGLVESVAQTINQHGGNWLESRMSRMAGQFAGILLVDIAEDKVEPLRIDLEGLTSLGINVQVAISGQAEQPEQQGLKLNLVGNDRPGIVHEVSGVLARHGVNVEELITECTPAPMSADVLFKAEARLGVYPQTDLAALRNDLENLADDLMVELTDL, from the coding sequence ATGAACACGCCACTCGTACTGACAGTTATATCCGCCGACAAACCCGGTCTGGTGGAAAGCGTCGCGCAGACCATCAACCAGCACGGAGGCAACTGGCTGGAGAGCCGCATGTCGCGCATGGCCGGTCAGTTCGCCGGGATTCTGCTGGTGGATATTGCCGAGGACAAGGTTGAACCCCTGCGCATCGACCTGGAAGGCCTGACCAGTCTGGGCATCAATGTTCAGGTGGCTATCAGCGGACAGGCTGAGCAGCCCGAACAGCAAGGTTTGAAATTGAATCTGGTGGGTAACGACCGACCAGGGATCGTCCATGAAGTGTCGGGCGTACTGGCGCGCCATGGCGTCAATGTCGAGGAACTGATCACCGAGTGCACGCCTGCCCCCATGAGTGCAGACGTGCTGTTCAAGGCCGAGGCCCGTTTGGGCGTGTATCCCCAGACAGACCTGGCAGCACTGCGCAACGACCTCGAAAATCTGGCGGATGATCTGATGGTCGAGCTGACCGACCTCTGA
- a CDS encoding encapsulin-associated ferritin-like protein, with amino-acid sequence MSNEGYHEPIAELTDKTRDMHRALVSLMEELEAVDWYNQRMDACKDDELRGLLEHNRDEEKEHAAMVLEWIRRRDPAFDEQLRKYLFKSDASLEHD; translated from the coding sequence ATGTCCAACGAAGGCTACCACGAGCCCATAGCAGAGCTGACCGACAAGACACGCGATATGCATCGTGCGCTGGTATCGCTGATGGAAGAACTCGAAGCCGTCGACTGGTACAACCAGCGAATGGACGCCTGCAAGGACGACGAGCTCCGCGGGTTACTGGAACACAACCGGGATGAGGAGAAGGAGCACGCGGCGATGGTGCTCGAATGGATCCGTCGGCGGGATCCCGCGTTTGATGAGCAGCTGCGCAAGTACCTGTTCAAGAGTGACGCCTCGCTCGAGCACGATTGA
- a CDS encoding SDR family oxidoreductase, giving the protein MTCSSPSMVVTGRWVPAFFISLVLSLYLLVPGSAQAEEAAMRGKVAVITGSSHGLGRELALLGAKEGMRLVLVDMRPAPSEQLAEQIRSQGGEAVVVDVDLADPEQRPRVIEAAMEHYGRIDYLFNNAGYSYLATLEQMDIGQAKHMFEVNYWAYADLTQRVIPIMREQGGGTILNVSSILGMRAAPSGLGHYSGSKHAIHGLFQSVAVELKEDNIKVFVAAPGGMRTRISEHSVGPLVSKEDRAADWEDPAIPARDIFEMIKGDDVIFNPGYIGR; this is encoded by the coding sequence ATGACCTGCTCATCGCCTTCCATGGTTGTTACCGGCAGATGGGTCCCTGCATTCTTCATCAGCCTGGTGTTATCACTTTATCTGTTGGTCCCGGGCTCCGCGCAGGCGGAGGAAGCGGCAATGCGCGGCAAGGTCGCGGTCATTACCGGCTCAAGTCATGGACTGGGACGTGAACTCGCGCTGCTTGGAGCCAAGGAAGGTATGCGTCTGGTGCTGGTCGACATGCGCCCGGCGCCGTCCGAGCAGCTGGCCGAGCAGATTCGTTCCCAGGGTGGCGAAGCCGTGGTAGTGGACGTCGACCTGGCAGATCCGGAACAGCGCCCCCGGGTGATCGAGGCGGCGATGGAGCATTACGGACGCATAGACTATCTGTTCAATAATGCCGGCTATTCCTATCTCGCGACGCTTGAGCAAATGGACATCGGTCAGGCCAAGCACATGTTTGAAGTCAATTATTGGGCGTACGCAGACCTCACCCAGCGGGTGATTCCGATCATGCGCGAGCAGGGCGGCGGGACCATTCTCAATGTGTCTTCGATCCTGGGCATGCGCGCTGCGCCCTCAGGGCTTGGTCACTACTCGGGCAGCAAACACGCCATTCACGGACTGTTCCAGAGCGTTGCAGTGGAACTCAAGGAAGACAACATCAAGGTGTTTGTCGCCGCGCCCGGCGGCATGCGTACCCGGATCAGCGAGCATTCGGTCGGGCCGCTGGTGTCGAAGGAAGATCGCGCCGCGGATTGGGAAGACCCGGCTATCCCGGCCCGCGATATCTTCGAGATGATCAAGGGCGACGACGTCATCTTCAACCCCGGCTACATTGGCCGATAA
- a CDS encoding MFS transporter, translated as MLASNVEATVLNRNLLALTTATCAIGTQTFVFAGLLIELAADFGISAATGGYLAAAYALTYAITAPFIALRTGQLERRRLLWTALTVLGCINLLASLAGTFSQLIGLRILAGLAATLVIPVVPAVVASLFPPERRASALATVMGGMVIAFLFGMPAGSLIGGHFGWRSTFLLAAALCFTSAVAIRLTLPRIVSQDHTGWALLLKGWQPSVRRLLLMTLTAFSATFCVIPYIAPVMQTIIGSTDKVALSQMLVGVGAILGISIAGRFASPDRAGQLLTFIFVIIALTQLLYFCSMLWLTGLGLFSWLGMGSAVLLGSCALFTLSPLVQAQLMDAAPEARQVVMALNGSMMFLGQGAGAALGAQVTQTFSLPMIGLAGMLVAMIGLASAYRLQRSNPATTSQPAA; from the coding sequence ATGTTGGCTTCCAATGTTGAGGCAACCGTATTGAACCGTAATCTTCTCGCACTCACTACAGCCACCTGTGCTATAGGCACCCAGACTTTCGTGTTCGCCGGGTTGCTGATAGAACTGGCGGCTGATTTCGGCATCAGTGCGGCTACTGGCGGTTATCTGGCCGCAGCCTACGCCTTGACCTATGCCATCACCGCCCCCTTCATCGCCCTGCGAACCGGCCAGCTGGAGCGACGACGCCTCCTCTGGACGGCTTTGACCGTACTTGGGTGCATCAACCTGCTCGCCTCGCTGGCTGGAACCTTCAGCCAATTGATCGGCCTGCGTATCCTTGCCGGGCTGGCGGCTACTCTGGTCATTCCCGTGGTGCCGGCAGTCGTGGCCAGCCTGTTTCCGCCGGAGAGGCGCGCTTCCGCGTTAGCGACAGTCATGGGCGGCATGGTCATCGCGTTTCTGTTCGGCATGCCAGCCGGAAGTCTCATTGGCGGACACTTTGGCTGGCGCTCGACCTTCCTGCTCGCAGCGGCGCTATGCTTTACGTCTGCGGTAGCCATCCGGTTGACCCTGCCGCGCATCGTCAGCCAGGATCACACCGGTTGGGCGCTACTGCTAAAGGGCTGGCAGCCCTCGGTTCGCCGGCTGCTGTTGATGACACTGACCGCGTTCAGCGCAACCTTCTGTGTGATTCCCTATATCGCACCAGTGATGCAGACGATCATCGGCAGCACCGACAAGGTGGCCCTGTCACAAATGCTGGTGGGCGTCGGGGCGATACTCGGCATCAGCATAGCTGGCCGATTCGCATCGCCGGATCGCGCCGGCCAGTTACTCACGTTCATCTTCGTAATTATCGCGCTGACCCAGCTGCTCTATTTCTGCTCGATGCTGTGGCTGACCGGCCTCGGTCTGTTCAGCTGGCTCGGCATGGGATCGGCAGTGTTGTTGGGCTCGTGCGCGCTGTTCACTCTGAGCCCGCTGGTTCAGGCGCAGCTGATGGATGCCGCGCCTGAGGCCAGGCAGGTGGTGATGGCGCTCAACGGCTCGATGATGTTTCTGGGCCAGGGCGCTGGCGCAGCGCTCGGCGCGCAGGTCACCCAGACGTTCTCACTGCCCATGATCGGACTGGCTGGCATGCTGGTCGCAATGATCGGGCTGGCCAGCGCCTATCGGCTGCAACGATCGAACCCAGCGACTACGAGCCAGCCCGCGGCATGA
- a CDS encoding ArsJ-associated glyceraldehyde-3-phosphate dehydrogenase: protein MTIKLGINGFGRIGKLAVRVAWDWPDVEFVQINDPSGDAATHAHLLNFDSIHGRWQHEATAQDAALAIGGREVRLTANRAIADTDWSGCDVVIESSGVNKKMSALQGYLDQGVKRVVVSAPVKDEGALNIVLGVNEHLFDPAQHRVVSAASCTTNCLAPVVKVLHEQLGIRHGSITTIHGPTNSQGVLDKPHKDIRRARAAGLSLIPTSTGSAAAIAEIFPELKGKLNGQAVRVPIANASLTDCVFEMERPTTAEQVNAWFKEAATGALQGILGYEERPLVSIDYRTDPRSSIVDALSTMVINGTQVKVYAWYDNEWGYANRTMELARLVGSAV, encoded by the coding sequence ATGACCATCAAGCTAGGCATAAACGGTTTCGGCCGTATCGGCAAACTGGCGGTTCGTGTTGCATGGGACTGGCCTGATGTTGAGTTCGTGCAGATCAACGATCCGTCCGGTGACGCTGCGACCCACGCTCATCTACTCAATTTTGATTCCATACATGGCCGCTGGCAGCATGAAGCCACAGCGCAGGACGCGGCTCTGGCTATCGGTGGCAGGGAAGTAAGGCTGACGGCCAACCGTGCGATTGCAGACACCGACTGGTCCGGCTGCGATGTGGTGATCGAATCCAGCGGTGTGAACAAGAAGATGTCAGCGTTACAGGGCTACCTGGATCAGGGCGTCAAGCGCGTCGTCGTCAGCGCGCCGGTGAAGGATGAAGGCGCTCTGAACATCGTCCTGGGGGTAAATGAGCACCTGTTCGATCCCGCGCAGCATCGTGTTGTGAGTGCAGCGTCCTGCACCACCAATTGCCTGGCGCCGGTGGTCAAGGTACTGCATGAACAGCTGGGTATACGCCACGGCTCGATCACCACCATTCACGGGCCGACCAATAGCCAGGGTGTGCTCGACAAGCCGCACAAGGACATACGCCGGGCGCGTGCGGCCGGCTTGAGCCTGATACCGACGAGTACCGGGTCGGCGGCGGCCATCGCTGAGATATTTCCCGAGCTGAAGGGCAAGCTTAACGGTCAGGCCGTACGTGTTCCTATCGCCAACGCTTCGCTTACCGACTGTGTGTTCGAGATGGAAAGGCCAACCACCGCCGAGCAGGTGAATGCCTGGTTCAAGGAGGCTGCCACGGGTGCCTTGCAGGGGATTCTCGGTTATGAAGAGCGCCCGCTGGTCTCCATTGACTACCGGACCGATCCGCGCTCCTCGATAGTCGATGCGCTGTCGACCATGGTGATCAACGGCACCCAGGTGAAAGTCTATGCCTGGTACGACAACGAGTGGGGCTACGCCAACCGCACCATGGAGCTGGCACGGTTGGTCGGCAGCGCGGTTTAG
- the arsH gene encoding arsenical resistance protein ArsH: protein MSDFPALNDDLLLQPDTGRLGAPLSSGSSPRILLLYGSNRERSFSRLLVLEAERLLQRLGAETRVFDPAGLPLPDDAPEDHPKVKELRELMQWSEGQVWCSPERHGAMTAVFKAQIDWVPLALGAVRPTQGKTLAVMQVSGGSQSFNAVNQMRVLGRWMRMVVIPNQSSVPKAFLEFDEAGRMMPSAYYDRVVDVMEELMKFTLLLRDKSDYLVDRYSERKESAEELSRRVNQREI, encoded by the coding sequence ATGTCTGACTTTCCCGCGTTGAACGATGATCTGCTGCTGCAGCCCGATACCGGGCGGCTCGGCGCACCCCTGTCGAGCGGCTCCTCGCCGCGCATTCTGCTGTTGTACGGCTCCAACCGCGAGCGCTCATTCAGTCGTCTGCTGGTGCTTGAAGCCGAGCGTCTGTTGCAGCGCCTCGGCGCCGAAACCCGGGTGTTCGATCCCGCCGGATTGCCCTTGCCGGACGACGCGCCTGAAGACCACCCCAAGGTGAAAGAGCTGCGCGAGCTGATGCAGTGGTCCGAGGGACAGGTCTGGTGCTCACCCGAACGGCACGGCGCGATGACGGCCGTATTCAAGGCCCAGATCGACTGGGTGCCGCTGGCCCTTGGCGCGGTGCGGCCAACGCAGGGCAAAACCCTGGCTGTCATGCAGGTCAGTGGTGGGTCTCAATCCTTCAACGCGGTCAACCAGATGCGCGTGCTCGGGCGCTGGATGCGCATGGTCGTCATCCCCAACCAATCCTCGGTGCCCAAGGCCTTTCTCGAGTTTGACGAGGCCGGGCGCATGATGCCGTCCGCCTATTATGACCGGGTGGTAGACGTAATGGAGGAGCTGATGAAGTTCACCCTGTTGCTGCGTGACAAGAGCGACTACCTGGTCGATCGCTATTCCGAGCGCAAGGAGTCGGCCGAAGAACTTTCCCGACGGGTAAATCAGCGCGAAATCTAG
- the mgtE gene encoding magnesium transporter → MIETPPDTTPTEFEGVYAALAEGKRKRLRRLLRDIAADRIASLLEALPAEDRLSVWQQIPEAREAEVLGYLDPRQALELQRDADTEVLEELLRQDRIEPMQVGRLREALEAGKFKRVIRVFRDIHPAEAAGLLEALPPPERSTVWELLDSERAGRILVQLHDEVRAKLALEMGEDELIAAVRKLDLDDLVDLIQALPPGRGRRLLLSMDERKRKQLASMLSYPEESAGGLMNIDHIAVRADVKISSIQRYLRLLEDLPDHTDKLMVVDRNNHYLGVLRLSRLVTSAPDAQVQEVMDEDFEALNVQMSSQEVARKFEDLDMLSVAVVDEHGALLGRITVDDVMDIIREHSERALMNMAGLNDEADMFAPVLTSMRRRSVWLAVNLVAAFLAASVIGRFQGTIEQIVALAVLMPIVASMGGIAGSQTLTLVIRGLALGQIEVGNVKVLLGKEIGIGLLNGIIWAVVVAGLAYFWFGSIQIGAIIGAAIMLNLLCAAVAGLSIPLILRRFGIDPALAGGVMLMTVTDVVGFFAFLGLATLLLL, encoded by the coding sequence ATGATCGAAACGCCGCCGGATACCACCCCGACCGAATTCGAAGGCGTATACGCCGCCCTGGCTGAGGGTAAGCGCAAGCGATTGCGCCGGCTGTTGCGTGACATTGCTGCAGACCGCATAGCGAGCTTGCTGGAAGCGTTGCCCGCAGAAGACCGTCTGAGTGTCTGGCAGCAGATACCTGAAGCACGTGAAGCCGAGGTTCTCGGATACCTTGATCCCCGGCAGGCGTTGGAGCTCCAGCGCGATGCGGATACCGAGGTTCTGGAAGAGCTGCTGCGTCAGGACAGGATCGAGCCCATGCAGGTCGGTCGGCTGCGCGAAGCGCTCGAGGCGGGCAAGTTCAAGCGCGTCATCCGGGTATTTCGTGACATTCACCCGGCCGAGGCGGCAGGGCTGCTTGAGGCGCTGCCGCCGCCAGAGCGAAGCACTGTCTGGGAATTGCTCGACAGCGAACGTGCTGGGCGCATTCTGGTTCAGCTGCACGATGAAGTCCGCGCCAAGCTGGCCCTGGAGATGGGTGAGGATGAGCTGATTGCAGCGGTGCGCAAGCTCGATCTGGATGATCTGGTCGATCTGATCCAGGCGTTGCCGCCCGGGCGCGGCCGGCGCCTGCTGTTGTCCATGGACGAGCGCAAGCGCAAGCAGCTGGCGTCGATGCTGTCCTATCCGGAGGAATCGGCCGGTGGTCTGATGAATATCGACCATATCGCCGTGCGTGCTGACGTCAAGATCAGCTCCATCCAGCGCTATTTGCGTCTGCTTGAAGATCTGCCGGATCACACCGACAAACTCATGGTGGTCGATCGCAACAATCATTATCTCGGTGTACTGCGCCTGAGCCGTCTGGTAACCAGCGCTCCCGATGCGCAGGTGCAGGAAGTCATGGACGAGGATTTCGAAGCGCTTAACGTGCAGATGTCGAGTCAGGAGGTTGCTCGCAAGTTCGAGGACCTGGACATGCTCTCGGTGGCAGTTGTAGATGAGCATGGCGCGCTGCTCGGCCGCATTACGGTGGACGATGTGATGGACATCATCCGCGAGCATTCAGAGCGGGCCTTGATGAACATGGCGGGCTTGAACGATGAGGCGGACATGTTCGCGCCCGTGCTCACCAGTATGCGGCGGCGATCGGTATGGCTGGCTGTCAATCTGGTGGCTGCGTTCCTTGCTGCTTCGGTGATCGGGCGGTTCCAGGGCACGATCGAGCAGATAGTGGCCCTGGCGGTGCTGATGCCCATTGTTGCGAGCATGGGCGGTATCGCAGGTAGCCAGACGCTGACCCTGGTTATTCGTGGGTTGGCGCTTGGTCAGATCGAAGTGGGCAACGTCAAGGTGCTGCTCGGCAAGGAAATAGGCATCGGCTTGCTCAACGGCATCATATGGGCCGTTGTGGTGGCGGGGCTGGCGTATTTCTGGTTCGGTAGCATCCAGATCGGCGCTATTATCGGTGCGGCCATTATGTTGAACCTGTTGTGTGCAGCGGTGGCAGGGCTGTCGATTCCGCTGATCCTGCGTCGCTTCGGCATTGACCCGGCCCTCGCCGGGGGCGTGATGCTCATGACGGTGACCGATGTAGTGGGTTTCTTTGCCTTTCTTGGCCTCGCGACGCTGTTGCTTCTTTAA
- the gcvP gene encoding aminomethyl-transferring glycine dehydrogenase produces the protein MSNALSLTDLEQTDDFIRRHIGPDAAEQQAMLETLGVASLDELISQTVPGSILRKEPLDMAGPRSEAEVLTYLKGVASRNEVFTSCIGMGYHGTLLPNVILRNVLENPGWYTAYTPYQPEIAQGRLEALLNFQQLTIDLTGMELASASLLDEATAAAEAMALAKRVAKNKSNLFFVDHDCHPQVISVVRTRAEAFGFDLAVDDVANLDQYEVFGALFQYPNTWGEINDLKPLIDAVHAQKALACVSADLLSLVLLTPPGELGADVVFGSAQRFGVPMGYGGPHAAFFATRDSFKRAMPGRIIGVSVDTRGNRALRMALQTREQHIRREKANSNICTAQVLLANIASFYAVYHGPQGLKTIAERVQRLTGILAAGLEAKGIQRANRCFFDTLTLKVPGKAREIVERARQARINLRMIDADSLGVSLDESSTRQTVENLLAVFVSDGKAIDIAALDAQVIGSDMGIPAGLRRQSAFLTHPVFNSYHSETEMLRYIKSLENKDLALNHSMIPLGSCTMKLNATAEMIPITWPEFAQLHPFAPLAQAEGYRVMIDELEEMLRAITGFDAISMQPNSGAQGEYAGLLAIRKFHEAKGEGHRNICLIPTSAHGTNPASAMMASMRVVLVACDDQGNVNIEDLRQKAADNAENLSCLMITYPSTHGVYEEGIGEICRIIHEHGGQVYMDGANLNAQVGLTRPADIGADVSHMNLHKTFCIPHGGGGPGMGPIGVKAHLAPYVANHPVVPLEGPDPSNGAVSAAPWGSASILPISWTYIALMGAQGLRSATQTAILNANYLAKRLGEAYPVLYSGRNGRVAHECIIDIRPLKAASGITEEDVAKRLMDFGFHAPTMSFPVAGTLMIEPTESESKAELDRFIDAMLTIRSEISRVEKGEWSAEDNPLHNAPHTLADITGKWERSYSTEQAVFPRPWVAANKFWPSVNRIDNVYGDRNLFCACPPIEAYED, from the coding sequence ATGAGCAATGCACTAAGCCTTACCGATCTGGAACAGACAGACGACTTCATCCGCCGTCATATTGGCCCCGATGCGGCTGAACAGCAGGCGATGTTGGAGACGCTGGGCGTCGCGTCACTGGACGAGCTGATTAGCCAGACGGTACCTGGAAGCATCTTGCGGAAAGAGCCGTTGGATATGGCTGGGCCGCGTAGCGAGGCCGAAGTGCTGACCTACCTGAAAGGCGTGGCCAGCCGCAACGAGGTGTTCACCTCGTGCATCGGGATGGGATATCACGGGACGCTGCTGCCCAATGTGATCCTGCGCAACGTGCTGGAAAATCCCGGCTGGTACACAGCCTACACACCCTATCAGCCAGAGATCGCGCAGGGACGACTGGAAGCGCTGCTGAACTTCCAGCAGCTGACGATAGATCTGACCGGTATGGAGCTGGCCAGTGCCTCCCTGCTGGATGAGGCCACCGCCGCGGCCGAAGCCATGGCGCTGGCCAAGCGGGTTGCCAAGAACAAAAGCAACCTGTTCTTCGTTGATCATGACTGTCACCCGCAGGTCATCTCGGTGGTGCGTACGCGTGCGGAAGCGTTCGGCTTTGACCTGGCAGTGGATGATGTCGCCAATCTTGACCAGTACGAAGTGTTCGGTGCGCTGTTCCAGTACCCCAATACCTGGGGCGAGATCAATGACCTTAAGCCGCTGATTGATGCCGTGCACGCCCAGAAGGCGCTTGCCTGCGTTTCAGCGGACCTGCTCAGTCTGGTATTGCTGACGCCTCCCGGCGAGCTCGGGGCTGACGTGGTATTCGGCTCCGCCCAGCGTTTCGGCGTGCCCATGGGATATGGCGGACCGCACGCAGCGTTCTTTGCCACGCGTGACAGCTTCAAGCGCGCAATGCCGGGCCGGATTATCGGCGTATCGGTCGATACTCGCGGCAACCGGGCGCTGCGTATGGCACTACAGACACGCGAGCAGCACATCCGCCGCGAGAAGGCCAACTCCAATATCTGTACAGCACAGGTATTACTGGCCAATATCGCCAGCTTTTATGCGGTGTACCACGGTCCTCAAGGGCTCAAAACCATCGCCGAACGGGTTCAGCGCCTCACTGGCATTCTTGCGGCCGGTCTGGAAGCCAAAGGCATCCAACGCGCCAATAGGTGTTTCTTCGACACCCTGACGCTCAAGGTTCCGGGTAAGGCCAGGGAAATTGTCGAGCGTGCTCGCCAGGCACGGATCAATCTGCGCATGATCGACGCCGATTCGCTGGGCGTCAGCCTGGACGAGTCCAGCACACGGCAGACGGTGGAAAATCTGCTGGCGGTCTTCGTCAGCGACGGCAAGGCTATCGATATCGCCGCGCTGGATGCCCAGGTTATCGGCAGCGATATGGGCATTCCGGCGGGTTTGCGCAGGCAGTCTGCGTTTCTTACCCATCCGGTGTTCAACAGCTACCATTCCGAAACGGAAATGCTGCGCTACATCAAGTCGCTGGAGAACAAGGATCTGGCGCTGAATCATTCAATGATCCCGCTGGGTTCATGCACCATGAAGCTCAACGCCACGGCCGAGATGATCCCCATCACCTGGCCCGAGTTTGCCCAGTTGCATCCCTTCGCACCGCTTGCGCAAGCCGAAGGTTATCGTGTGATGATCGACGAGCTGGAGGAAATGCTGCGCGCCATCACCGGTTTCGATGCAATCAGCATGCAGCCGAACTCCGGTGCGCAGGGTGAATACGCGGGCCTGCTGGCGATCCGCAAGTTCCATGAAGCCAAGGGCGAGGGGCACCGCAATATCTGCCTGATTCCCACATCCGCACACGGTACCAACCCCGCCTCGGCCATGATGGCCAGCATGCGCGTGGTACTGGTCGCCTGCGATGATCAGGGCAACGTCAATATCGAAGACCTGCGGCAGAAGGCTGCGGACAACGCAGAGAATCTGTCCTGCCTGATGATTACCTATCCGTCGACGCATGGCGTGTACGAAGAAGGCATCGGCGAGATTTGCCGGATCATCCATGAGCATGGCGGTCAGGTGTACATGGACGGCGCCAACCTGAACGCCCAGGTTGGTCTGACGCGTCCAGCCGATATCGGTGCGGACGTGTCGCACATGAACCTGCACAAGACATTCTGCATTCCCCACGGCGGCGGCGGACCGGGCATGGGGCCCATTGGCGTCAAGGCGCATCTGGCACCCTATGTGGCGAATCATCCCGTTGTCCCGCTGGAAGGTCCCGATCCGAGCAACGGTGCAGTCAGTGCCGCGCCCTGGGGCAGCGCGAGCATACTGCCGATCAGCTGGACCTATATTGCTTTGATGGGCGCACAGGGTTTGCGCAGCGCAACCCAGACGGCGATTCTCAACGCCAACTATCTGGCCAAGCGCCTGGGCGAAGCCTATCCGGTGCTTTATAGCGGCCGTAACGGACGCGTTGCGCATGAATGCATCATCGATATTCGACCGCTCAAGGCGGCTTCCGGCATTACCGAGGAAGATGTGGCCAAGCGTTTGATGGATTTTGGTTTTCACGCGCCGACCATGTCCTTCCCGGTCGCCGGCACGCTGATGATCGAGCCGACCGAAAGCGAGTCCAAAGCCGAGCTGGATCGCTTTATCGACGCGATGCTGACTATCCGCAGCGAAATCAGCCGCGTCGAGAAAGGTGAATGGAGCGCCGAGGATAATCCCCTGCATAATGCACCCCACACCCTGGCGGATATCACCGGCAAATGGGAGCGCAGTTACTCCACCGAGCAGGCAGTGTTCCCGCGACCCTGGGTCGCTGCCAACAAGTTCTGGCCAAGCGTCAACCGTATCGACAACGTGTATGGGGACCGCAACCTGTTCTGCGCCTGTCCGCCGATCGAAGCCTACGAAGACTGA
- the gcvH gene encoding glycine cleavage system protein GcvH: MSNIPAELRYAASHEWSRLEEDGTITVGITDHAQDLLGDVVFVELPEVGRTVTAGEECAVVESVKAASDIYAPVSGEIIAFNEALGDTPELVNSEPYAGAWFFKIKPTDASELDKLMDAEAYGASI; encoded by the coding sequence ATGAGCAATATCCCTGCCGAACTGCGTTACGCTGCAAGCCACGAATGGTCCCGCCTGGAAGAAGACGGCACCATTACAGTCGGTATTACCGATCATGCTCAGGATCTGCTGGGTGATGTGGTCTTTGTCGAACTGCCTGAAGTTGGCCGCACGGTGACCGCTGGCGAAGAGTGCGCAGTGGTTGAATCAGTAAAGGCTGCGTCGGACATCTACGCGCCTGTCAGCGGCGAAATCATCGCTTTCAACGAAGCGCTCGGCGACACACCGGAACTGGTCAATAGCGAGCCATACGCTGGCGCCTGGTTCTTCAAGATCAAGCCGACCGATGCCAGTGAACTGGATAAATTGATGGACGCTGAGGCGTACGGCGCTTCTATCTGA
- the gcvT gene encoding glycine cleavage system aminomethyltransferase GcvT produces MGSRTPLYDQHVAAGAKMVDFGGWDMPLHYGSQIEEHHYVRRDVGMFDVSHMTVVDVTGTEAKGYLQYLLANDVGRLSLAGKALYTAMLNEQGGVIDDLIVYLMQDGYRLVVNAATREKDLAWMHSQAEEFAVTLSERSDLAMLAVQGPRAREVAASVVSDTRGALINDIKPFQGLVDGDWFIARTGYTGEDGLEIVLPAEQIAELWDALIAAGSKPCGLGARDTLRLEAGLNLYGSDMDESVSPLAANMAWTVAWEPAEREFIGREALEAQRDAGDLPKLVGLVLSERAVLRSHQKVIVDGIGEGEITSGSFSPTLGVSIALARVPRATGEHAKVEIRGKQLAVRVIKPGFVRNGKPLFE; encoded by the coding sequence ATGGGCTCGCGCACTCCCCTGTATGATCAGCATGTCGCCGCCGGTGCCAAGATGGTCGACTTTGGTGGCTGGGATATGCCGTTGCACTATGGCTCCCAGATCGAAGAACACCATTACGTCCGCCGCGACGTGGGTATGTTCGATGTCTCGCACATGACCGTGGTTGATGTGACCGGGACCGAGGCCAAGGGCTACCTTCAGTATCTTCTGGCCAATGATGTCGGTCGCTTGTCGTTGGCGGGCAAGGCGCTTTATACCGCCATGCTGAACGAGCAGGGCGGCGTCATTGATGACCTGATTGTCTACCTCATGCAGGACGGCTATCGCCTGGTCGTCAACGCAGCAACACGCGAGAAAGACCTTGCCTGGATGCACAGCCAGGCCGAGGAATTTGCGGTCACTCTGAGCGAGCGTTCAGATCTGGCCATGCTTGCCGTCCAGGGCCCGCGGGCCCGTGAAGTGGCAGCCAGCGTGGTCAGCGACACCCGCGGCGCACTGATCAACGACATCAAACCCTTTCAGGGGCTGGTTGACGGCGACTGGTTTATCGCCCGCACCGGTTACACCGGCGAAGACGGCCTCGAGATCGTATTGCCCGCAGAGCAGATTGCCGAGTTATGGGACGCCCTGATAGCCGCGGGCAGCAAACCCTGCGGTCTGGGCGCGCGTGACACGCTGCGTCTGGAGGCCGGGCTCAATCTCTATGGCTCCGATATGGACGAGAGCGTGTCACCGCTGGCCGCCAACATGGCCTGGACGGTTGCCTGGGAACCTGCCGAGCGCGAGTTTATCGGCCGTGAAGCGCTGGAAGCTCAGCGCGACGCCGGCGATTTGCCAAAGCTGGTTGGTCTGGTGTTATCCGAGCGTGCCGTGTTGCGTAGCCATCAGAAGGTGATTGTGGATGGCATTGGTGAAGGTGAGATTACCAGTGGCAGCTTCTCCCCTACGCTGGGCGTGTCGATTGCTCTGGCTCGCGTGCCGCGTGCCACCGGCGAGCATGCGAAGGTCGAAATCCGTGGCAAGCAGCTTGCTGTACGGGTGATCAAGCCGGGCTTCGTACGTAACGGCAAGCCATTATTCGAATAA